In Rhodamnia argentea isolate NSW1041297 chromosome 11, ASM2092103v1, whole genome shotgun sequence, one genomic interval encodes:
- the LOC115753421 gene encoding uncharacterized protein At5g39570 isoform X1 produces the protein MPYYHRSEEDDIEFNEYDPTPFGGGYDITLTYGRPLEPSEEICYPSSSSSGGLEDDYDCPHFASSYDEPAAYAEDVLQAEYSSYARPKPRPGGPPPPQPGFGGPGGPGPDFASGYGGRPGEPGSGYGGRPEEPGSGYGRKPDFDRPGSEYGRRPEAEYGSEYEKPSSEYGRPGSEYGSGYGGRTEYEKPSSEYGSGYGGRTEYEKPSSEYGSGYGGRTDYEKPSSEYGSGYGGRTEYEKPSSDYGSGYGGRTEYEKPSSDYGSGYGGRTEYEKPSSEYGSGYGGRTEYEKPSSEYGSGYGGRTEYEKPSTEYGSGYGGRTEHESGGSEYGSGYGRKPGYGEQEGGEFGYGGRPQRTEIERPSYGGDDEPPRRPSYGTQEGEGFERPSYGRTEEEGEGYGRPRYGRKDDDEDEDKPKRYGYGEEEGSGRKKYGDDGSGEDEDEEKKQYRPKHHHHHRKHYDDDE, from the exons ATGCCGTACTACCACCGCAGCGAGGAGGACGACATCGAGTTCAACGAGTACGACCCCACCCCCTTCGGTGGCGGCTACGACATCACCCTCACCTACGGCCGCCCCCTCGAGCCCTCCGAAGAGATCTGCtacccctcctcctcctcctccggggGCCTCGAGGACGACTACGACTGCCCCCACTTCGCCTCCTCATACGACGAGCCCGCCGCCTACGCCGAGGACGTCCTCCAGGCCGAGTACAGCAGCTACGCCAGACCCAAGCCCCGCCCCGGCGGCCCCCCTCCTCCCCAGCCGGGCTTCGGCGGGCCCGGAGGTCCCGGCCCGGATTTCGCATCTGGTTACGGCGGGAGGCCAGGGGAGCCCGGCTCCGGGTATGGCGGGAGGCCGGAGGAGCCCGGCTCCGGGTATGGCCGCAAGCCTGATTTTGATAGGCCTGGATCCGAGTACGGTCGCCGTCCGGAGGCAGAGTATGGTTCCGAGTACGAAAAGCCTAGCTCGGAGTACGGCCGTCCCGGATCTGAGTACGGATCCGGGTATGGCGGGCGGACCGAGTATGAGAAGCCCAGCTCGGAGTACGGATCCGGGTATGGCGGCCGGACTGAGTATGAAAAGCCCAGCTCGGAGTACGGATCCGGATATGGCGGGCGGACCGACTACGAGAAGCCGAGCTCGGAGTACGGATCTGGATATGGTGGCCGGACCGAGTATGAGAAGCCGAGCTCGGATTACGGATCTGGATATGGCGGGAGGACCGAGTATGAGAAGCCGAGCTCGGATTACGGATCCGGATATGGCGGGAGGACCGAGTACGAGAAGCCGAGCTCCGAGTACGGATCCGGATACGGCGGTCGGACTGAGTACGAGAAGCCCAGCTCGGAGTATGGATCTGGGTATGGTGGTCGGACCGAGTACGAGAAGCCTAGCACCGAGTATGGATCGGGATATGGTGGGCGGACTGAGCATGAATCTGGTGGGTCCGAATACGGATCTGGGTATGGTCGCAAGCCCGGGTATGGTGAGCAGGAAGGTGGTGAATTTGGGTATGGGGGGAGGCCACAGAGGACCGAGATTGAGAGGCCGAGCTACGGCGGCGATGACGAGCCTCCGAGAAGGCCGAGTTACGGGACCCAGGAAGGGGAAGGGTTCGAGAGGCCGAGCTATGGGCGGAccgaggaggagggagagggttATGGGAGGCCGAGGTATGGGAGGAAGGACGATGATGAGGATGAAGACAAGCCCAAGAGGTATGGGTATGGCGAAGAGGAGGGCTCTGGACGCAAGAAATAT GGAGATGACGGCTCTGGCGAGGATGAGGACGAGGAAAAGAAGCAGTACCGCCCcaagcaccaccaccaccaccgcaaGCACTATGACGATGACGAGTGA
- the LOC115753421 gene encoding uncharacterized protein At5g39570 isoform X2 produces the protein MPYYHRSEEDDIEFNEYDPTPFGGGYDITLTYGRPLEPSEEICYPSSSSSGGLEDDYDCPHFASSYDEPAAYAEDVLQAEYSSYARPKPRPGGPPPPQPGFGGPGGPGPDFASGYGGRPEEPGSGYGRKPDFDRPGSEYGRRPEAEYGSEYEKPSSEYGRPGSEYGSGYGGRTEYEKPSSEYGSGYGGRTEYEKPSSEYGSGYGGRTDYEKPSSEYGSGYGGRTEYEKPSSDYGSGYGGRTEYEKPSSDYGSGYGGRTEYEKPSSEYGSGYGGRTEYEKPSSEYGSGYGGRTEYEKPSTEYGSGYGGRTEHESGGSEYGSGYGRKPGYGEQEGGEFGYGGRPQRTEIERPSYGGDDEPPRRPSYGTQEGEGFERPSYGRTEEEGEGYGRPRYGRKDDDEDEDKPKRYGYGEEEGSGRKKYGDDGSGEDEDEEKKQYRPKHHHHHRKHYDDDE, from the exons ATGCCGTACTACCACCGCAGCGAGGAGGACGACATCGAGTTCAACGAGTACGACCCCACCCCCTTCGGTGGCGGCTACGACATCACCCTCACCTACGGCCGCCCCCTCGAGCCCTCCGAAGAGATCTGCtacccctcctcctcctcctccggggGCCTCGAGGACGACTACGACTGCCCCCACTTCGCCTCCTCATACGACGAGCCCGCCGCCTACGCCGAGGACGTCCTCCAGGCCGAGTACAGCAGCTACGCCAGACCCAAGCCCCGCCCCGGCGGCCCCCCTCCTCCCCAGCCGGGCTTCGGCGGGCCCGGAGGTCCCGGCCCGGATTTCGCATCT GGGTATGGCGGGAGGCCGGAGGAGCCCGGCTCCGGGTATGGCCGCAAGCCTGATTTTGATAGGCCTGGATCCGAGTACGGTCGCCGTCCGGAGGCAGAGTATGGTTCCGAGTACGAAAAGCCTAGCTCGGAGTACGGCCGTCCCGGATCTGAGTACGGATCCGGGTATGGCGGGCGGACCGAGTATGAGAAGCCCAGCTCGGAGTACGGATCCGGGTATGGCGGCCGGACTGAGTATGAAAAGCCCAGCTCGGAGTACGGATCCGGATATGGCGGGCGGACCGACTACGAGAAGCCGAGCTCGGAGTACGGATCTGGATATGGTGGCCGGACCGAGTATGAGAAGCCGAGCTCGGATTACGGATCTGGATATGGCGGGAGGACCGAGTATGAGAAGCCGAGCTCGGATTACGGATCCGGATATGGCGGGAGGACCGAGTACGAGAAGCCGAGCTCCGAGTACGGATCCGGATACGGCGGTCGGACTGAGTACGAGAAGCCCAGCTCGGAGTATGGATCTGGGTATGGTGGTCGGACCGAGTACGAGAAGCCTAGCACCGAGTATGGATCGGGATATGGTGGGCGGACTGAGCATGAATCTGGTGGGTCCGAATACGGATCTGGGTATGGTCGCAAGCCCGGGTATGGTGAGCAGGAAGGTGGTGAATTTGGGTATGGGGGGAGGCCACAGAGGACCGAGATTGAGAGGCCGAGCTACGGCGGCGATGACGAGCCTCCGAGAAGGCCGAGTTACGGGACCCAGGAAGGGGAAGGGTTCGAGAGGCCGAGCTATGGGCGGAccgaggaggagggagagggttATGGGAGGCCGAGGTATGGGAGGAAGGACGATGATGAGGATGAAGACAAGCCCAAGAGGTATGGGTATGGCGAAGAGGAGGGCTCTGGACGCAAGAAATAT GGAGATGACGGCTCTGGCGAGGATGAGGACGAGGAAAAGAAGCAGTACCGCCCcaagcaccaccaccaccaccgcaaGCACTATGACGATGACGAGTGA
- the LOC115753421 gene encoding uncharacterized protein At5g39570 isoform X3: MPYYHRSEEDDIEFNEYDPTPFGGGYDITLTYGRPLEPSEEICYPSSSSSGGLEDDYDCPHFASSYDEPAAYAEDVLQAEYSSYARPKPRPGGPPPPQPGFGGPGGPGPDFASGYGGRPGEPGSGYGGRPEEPGSGYGRKPDFDRPGSEYGRRPEAEYGSEYEKPSSEYGRPGSEYGSGYGGRTEYEKPSSEYGSGYGGRTEYEKPSSDYGSGYGGRTEYEKPSSDYGSGYGGRTEYEKPSSEYGSGYGGRTEYEKPSSEYGSGYGGRTEYEKPSTEYGSGYGGRTEHESGGSEYGSGYGRKPGYGEQEGGEFGYGGRPQRTEIERPSYGGDDEPPRRPSYGTQEGEGFERPSYGRTEEEGEGYGRPRYGRKDDDEDEDKPKRYGYGEEEGSGRKKYGDDGSGEDEDEEKKQYRPKHHHHHRKHYDDDE, encoded by the exons ATGCCGTACTACCACCGCAGCGAGGAGGACGACATCGAGTTCAACGAGTACGACCCCACCCCCTTCGGTGGCGGCTACGACATCACCCTCACCTACGGCCGCCCCCTCGAGCCCTCCGAAGAGATCTGCtacccctcctcctcctcctccggggGCCTCGAGGACGACTACGACTGCCCCCACTTCGCCTCCTCATACGACGAGCCCGCCGCCTACGCCGAGGACGTCCTCCAGGCCGAGTACAGCAGCTACGCCAGACCCAAGCCCCGCCCCGGCGGCCCCCCTCCTCCCCAGCCGGGCTTCGGCGGGCCCGGAGGTCCCGGCCCGGATTTCGCATCTGGTTACGGCGGGAGGCCAGGGGAGCCCGGCTCCGGGTATGGCGGGAGGCCGGAGGAGCCCGGCTCCGGGTATGGCCGCAAGCCTGATTTTGATAGGCCTGGATCCGAGTACGGTCGCCGTCCGGAGGCAGAGTATGGTTCCGAGTACGAAAAGCCTAGCTCGGAGTACGGCCGTCCCGGATCTGAGTACGGATCCGGGTATGGCGGGCGGACCGAGTATGAGAAGCCCAGCTCGGAGTACGGATCCGG ATATGGTGGCCGGACCGAGTATGAGAAGCCGAGCTCGGATTACGGATCTGGATATGGCGGGAGGACCGAGTATGAGAAGCCGAGCTCGGATTACGGATCCGGATATGGCGGGAGGACCGAGTACGAGAAGCCGAGCTCCGAGTACGGATCCGGATACGGCGGTCGGACTGAGTACGAGAAGCCCAGCTCGGAGTATGGATCTGGGTATGGTGGTCGGACCGAGTACGAGAAGCCTAGCACCGAGTATGGATCGGGATATGGTGGGCGGACTGAGCATGAATCTGGTGGGTCCGAATACGGATCTGGGTATGGTCGCAAGCCCGGGTATGGTGAGCAGGAAGGTGGTGAATTTGGGTATGGGGGGAGGCCACAGAGGACCGAGATTGAGAGGCCGAGCTACGGCGGCGATGACGAGCCTCCGAGAAGGCCGAGTTACGGGACCCAGGAAGGGGAAGGGTTCGAGAGGCCGAGCTATGGGCGGAccgaggaggagggagagggttATGGGAGGCCGAGGTATGGGAGGAAGGACGATGATGAGGATGAAGACAAGCCCAAGAGGTATGGGTATGGCGAAGAGGAGGGCTCTGGACGCAAGAAATAT GGAGATGACGGCTCTGGCGAGGATGAGGACGAGGAAAAGAAGCAGTACCGCCCcaagcaccaccaccaccaccgcaaGCACTATGACGATGACGAGTGA
- the LOC115753427 gene encoding RING-H2 finger protein ATL79-like has protein sequence MPPSPLVAPSPQPSYSAAVPLQFAPFALYAMSLACAEVILILVVVGYACLRSRRERADPARFDRNIERPRRGVEAAALSVVVVAYRGDARELHSEDCAICLASFEEGEECWVIMTCNHGYHESCIKEWLSRDRHCPLCRGSVQAGRTASVTPAPTSS, from the coding sequence ATGCCTCCCTCTCCCCTGGTCGCTCCGTCGCCTCAGCCTTCCTACTCCGCCGCCGTACCTCTCCAGTTCGCACCCTTCGCCTTGTATGCCATGTCGCTAGCATGTGCCGAAGTCATACTCATCCTTGTCGTGGTGGGCTATGCGTGTCTTCGCTCGCGCCGGGAACGAGCGGATCCGGCTCGCTTTGATCGCAACATCGAGCGGCCACGACGAGGGGTCGAAGCGGCGGCCCTGTCGGTGGTGGTCGTGGCGTATCGCGGCGATGCAAGGGAGCTCCATAGCGAAGATTGTGCGATTTGCCTGGCGAGTTTCGAGGAAGGAGAGGAGTGTTGGGTGATCATGACGTGTAACCATGGGTACCATGAAAGTTGCATCAAGGAATGGCTCTCGAGAGACCGGCACTGCCCGCTTTGTCGGGGCTCCGTCCAAGCGGGGCGGACGGCTAGCGTTACACCGGCTCCTACCAGTTCCTAG
- the LOC115753426 gene encoding RING-H2 finger protein ATL54-like: MPLSATPSPLPPPPPLPRFSHSSLFSTLLACGIVVVYLIAVGYLFCRGWCFDGVKRALFYRGIEWRRGDVGKFDIRECAICLECFEEGEEPCVLETCNHGYHEGCIEEWLSRNQHCPLCRGSVRAGQMACVTPSSGP, from the coding sequence ATGCCTCTCTCGGCCACTCcgtcgccgctgccgccgcctcctcctcttcctcgttTCTCACATTCATCGCTCTTCTCAACGTTGCTAGCATGTGGCATCGTCGTGGTCTACCTCATCGCGGTGGGCTACCTCTTTTGCCGTGGCTGGTGCTTCGACGGCGTGAAGCGGGCTCTCTTCTATCGCGGCATCGAGTGGCGTCGGGGCGATGTGGGGAAGTTCGATATCCGCGAGTGTGCGATTTGCCTGGAGTGCTTCGAGGAAGGAGAGGAGCCCTGCGTGCTCGAGACGTGCAACCATGGGTACCACGAAGGTTGCATTGAGGAATGGCTCTCGAGAAACCAGCATTGCCCGCTTTGCCGGGGCTCGGTCCGGGCGGGGCAGATGGCCTGTGTGACGCCTTCCTCCGGTCCCTAG
- the LOC115753452 gene encoding mitochondrial outer membrane protein porin of 34 kDa-like — protein sequence MGKGPGLYSDIGKKARDLLYKDYQSDHKFTITTFSPTGVTLTSTGTKKGELFLADVSTQLKNKNITTDIKVDTSSNLFTTVTVDEPAPGLKTIFSFKVPDQRSGKVELQYLHDHAGISSSIGLTANPIVTFSGVIGTSALALGTDVSFDTKTGDFAKCNAGLSFSNADLIASLTVNDKGDTLAASYYHLVNGLTNTAVGAEFTHRFSTNENTITVGTQHALDPLTSVKARVTNAGKVSALIQHEWRPRSLFTISGEVDSKSIDKSAKVGLALVLKP from the exons ATGGGCAAGGGTCCTGGTCTCTACTCCGACATCGGCAAGAAAGCCAGAG ATCTTCTCTACAAGGACTACCAAAGCGACCACAAGTTCACCATCACCACGTTCTCGCCGACCGGAGTG ACTCTAACATCAACAGGAACCAAGAAAGGTGAGCTGTTTCTCGCTGATGTTAGTACCCAGCTGAAGAACAAGAATATCACCACTGACATCAAAGTAGACACAAGTTCCAAT CTCTTCACAACCGTAACTGTTGATGAGCCTGCTCCTGGTCTGAAGACTATCTTTAGCTTTAAAGTTCCTGATCAAAGGTCTGGCAAG GTTGAGCTCCAGTATTTGCACGATCATGCCGGGATCAGCTCTAGCATTGGTCTGACTGCAAACCCCATTGTCACCTTCTCTGGAGTTATTGGAACTAGTGCTCTGGCACTTGGTACTGATGTTTCTTTTGACACCAAGACTGGTGACTTTGCCAAGTGCAATGCTGGTCTTAGCTTCTCCAATGCAGACTTGATTGCTTCACTGACTGT GAATGACAAGGGTGATACTCTGGCTGCATCCTACTACCACCTGGTGAATGGTTTGACCAACACTGCTGTAGGTGCTGAGTTCACCCATCGCTTCTCAACCAATGAAAATACCATCACTGTCGGTACCCAGCATGCATTGGACCCTTTGACATCGGTCAAGGCAAGAGTGACCAATGCTGGCAAGGTAAGTGCTCTTATCCAGCATGAGTGGCGACCGAGATCCCTCTTCACCATTTCAGGGGAAGTTGACTCCAAGTCCATAGATAAGAGTGCTAAAGTTGGACTTGCTTTGGTTCTCAAGCCATGA
- the LOC115753425 gene encoding transcription factor MYB35, producing MKRPPCCDKLNVKRGLWTAEEDAKILAYVSTHGTGNWTLVPKKAGLNRCGKSCRLRWTNYLRPDLKHDGFSPEEEDLIINLHKIFGSRWSLIAKHLPGRTDNDVKNYWNTKLKKKLQKMGIDPLTHKPFSQIFSDFESMSGRPNARHHQILPAPSCLTQVPAGSDSRVDLIMKPVMEQVHENFTAENHLSWPQYQVINQEVMQLQQYQYVLSEVTSSCSSSSSPTLTQLNTQQSDGPLLPSPFIAWTGDSISHQPFPTGNVLQKCEGDLQDIVSSSSIDYASDMAKQALPNTPVDTMACENEAKWGKPGYLCEGAQALESHFGQGSSCFGSFTDAILAMDSKMRSELFPEFLDGLLDY from the exons ATGAAGAGACCTCCGTGCTGCGACAAGTTGAACGTGAAGAGAGGCCTCTGGACGGCCGAAGAAGATGCGAAGATCCTCGCATACGTGTCGACTCACGGGACTGGCAACTGGACTTTGGTTCCTAAGAAAGCTG GGTTGAACAGATGCGGAAAGAGCTGTAGGCTTCGGTGGACTAATTATCTGAGGCCTGACCTTAAGCATGATGGCTTTTCCCCTGAAGAAGAAGATCTCATCATCAACCTCCACAAAATCTTTGGAAGCAG ATGGTCTCTAATTGCTAAACATCTGCCCGGAAGAACAGACAACGATGTCAAGAACTACTGGAACACCAAGCTCAAGAAGAAGCTCCAAAAGATGGGAATTGATCCTCTAACCCACAAGCCTTTCTCTCAGATCTTCTCCGACTTTGAGAGCATGAGCGGCCGCCCAAACGCCCGGCATCACCAAATCTTGCCTGCGCCGTCATGCTTGACTCAGGTCCCTGCAGGCTCCGACTCTCGCGTGGATTTGATCATGAAGCCCGTGATGGAGCAAGTTCATGAGAATTTCACCGCCGAAAATCACCTCTCGTGGCCTCAGTACCAGGTGATAAACCAAGAAGTTATGCAGCTGCAACAATATCAATATGTATTGAGCGAGGTCACGTCTTCTTGTTCCTCCTCGTCCTCTCCTACTCTGACGCAACTTAACACGCAACAGTCAGATGGTCCGCTGCTTCCTTCGCCCTTTATTGCCTGGACCGGCGATTCGATTTCGCATCAGCCATTTCCCACTGGCAATGTCTTGCAGAAGTGCGAAGGAGACTTGCAGGACATAGTGTCTTCATCATCCATCGACTATGCGAGCGATATGGCAAAACAAGCACTCCCCAACACGCCTGTTGATACAATGGCTTGTGAAAATGAAGCGAAATGGGGCAAACCCGGATATTTGTGCGAGGGAGCGCAAGCATTGGAAAGCCATTTCGGGCAGGGTTCATCCTGTTTCGGCTCTTTCACGGATGCTATCTTGGCCATGGACAGCAagatgaggtcggagttatttccAGAATTTTTAGATGGACTTCTAGATTACTGA
- the LOC115753461 gene encoding uncharacterized protein LOC115753461 isoform X2 — protein sequence MRAIKTHVRFAYLSPSSTSPDPGSPFARQKIREEEEEGKMAISELGGAYLASCRQWLLPCLTSRRSKWVCPKRRRFLRCPAASHRETAGKEASTYTSRISTDVPLYESHGASFDQYLEDKPRVFQAIFPDKRRSQQLNEEEWRIQMLPIQFLLLTVWPVVDMRFRCKSRGRDYPPQIPQDISKVLELDITRWELQGLDSILKPSHFVLGVKGALYPDRRGTRSRLKGIDEAGREHEAQS from the exons ATGCGGGCGATAAAGACCCACGTCAGGTTCGCTTATCTCTCTCCATCCTCAACGTCACCCGATCCTGGATCACCTTTCGCCAGGCAAAAAattcgagaagaagaagaagaagggaaaatggcAATAAGCGAGCTTGGAGGAGCTTACTTGGCGTCATGTCGGCAGTGGCTGCTCCCTTGCTTGACGAGCAGGAGGAGCAAGTGGGTGTGTCCGAAGCGGCGCAGGTTCTTGCGGTGCCCCGCTGCGAGCCACCGAGAGACGGCGGGGAAGGAGGCTTCCACTTACACGTCCAGGATATCCACCGACGTTCCGCTTTACGAATCTCatggg GCTTCGTTCGACCAGTATCTGGAGGACAAGCCCAGAGTGTTCCAAGCCATCTTTCCTGATAAACGAAGGAGCCAACAGCTCAACGAG GAAGAGTGGAGAATTCAGATGCTGCCCATACAATTCCTACTCCTGACCGTCTGGCCTGTTGTAGACATGAGATTCAGATGCAAATCAAGGGGGAGAGATTATCCACCACAAATTCCTCAAGATATTTCCAAAGTTCTTGAGCTTGATATT ACACGGTGGGAGCTCCAAGGGCTAGACAGCATTCTCAAGCCGTCACATTTTGTGCTTGGTGTAAAAGGAGCACTTTACCCAGATAGACGAGGAACAAGGAGCCGACTCAAAG GTATTGACGAGGCTGGTAGAGAACATGAAGCACAAAGTTAA
- the LOC115753461 gene encoding uncharacterized protein LOC115753461 isoform X1 yields the protein MRAIKTHVRFAYLSPSSTSPDPGSPFARQKIREEEEEGKMAISELGGAYLASCRQWLLPCLTSRRSKWVCPKRRRFLRCPAASHRETAGKEASTYTSRISTDVPLYESHGASFDQYLEDKPRVFQAIFPDKRRSQQLNEEEWRIQMLPIQFLLLTVWPVVDMRFRCKSRGRDYPPQIPQDISKVLELDITRWELQGLDSILKPSHFVLGVKGALYPDRRGTRSRLKGQLEMSISFVLPPMLALVPADVLQSVAESVLTRLVENMKHKVNGSLLADYSKFKREHPRQLV from the exons ATGCGGGCGATAAAGACCCACGTCAGGTTCGCTTATCTCTCTCCATCCTCAACGTCACCCGATCCTGGATCACCTTTCGCCAGGCAAAAAattcgagaagaagaagaagaagggaaaatggcAATAAGCGAGCTTGGAGGAGCTTACTTGGCGTCATGTCGGCAGTGGCTGCTCCCTTGCTTGACGAGCAGGAGGAGCAAGTGGGTGTGTCCGAAGCGGCGCAGGTTCTTGCGGTGCCCCGCTGCGAGCCACCGAGAGACGGCGGGGAAGGAGGCTTCCACTTACACGTCCAGGATATCCACCGACGTTCCGCTTTACGAATCTCatggg GCTTCGTTCGACCAGTATCTGGAGGACAAGCCCAGAGTGTTCCAAGCCATCTTTCCTGATAAACGAAGGAGCCAACAGCTCAACGAG GAAGAGTGGAGAATTCAGATGCTGCCCATACAATTCCTACTCCTGACCGTCTGGCCTGTTGTAGACATGAGATTCAGATGCAAATCAAGGGGGAGAGATTATCCACCACAAATTCCTCAAGATATTTCCAAAGTTCTTGAGCTTGATATT ACACGGTGGGAGCTCCAAGGGCTAGACAGCATTCTCAAGCCGTCACATTTTGTGCTTGGTGTAAAAGGAGCACTTTACCCAGATAGACGAGGAACAAGGAGCCGACTCAAAGGTCAGCTAGAGATGAGCATAAGCTTTGTTCTACCTCCAATGCTTGCTCTGGTTCCTGCAGATGTCCTCCAAAGTGTTGCAGAATCA GTATTGACGAGGCTGGTAGAGAACATGAAGCACAAAGTTAATGGTAGCTTGCTTGCAGATTATAGCAAATTCAAACGAGAGCATCCGAG GCAGCTGGTTTAG
- the LOC115753460 gene encoding pentatricopeptide repeat-containing protein At5g15340, mitochondrial: protein MKWPLFQAPTSISHHFRALLRACARQSSLSPGKKIHALVLTTGLAASPSSFLCNTLLHMYASCGELTCARKLFDGIPDSCKDTVDWTVLMGSLARYHVPFEVLRMFVEMGNAGVRPDDVTLVCLFNACARLINVDVGMQGHGWLVKMGFESSTKACNALMDVYVKSGLMKEARRVFRGMKEQTVVSWTVVLDGAIRWEGVLSGRMVFDRMPETNEVSSTVMLVGYVESGYTGDAFGLLHETVFGWCMRLNNVTLCSLLSASAQSGDVMMGKWVHVYALKTMGKHIDVMVGTTLLDMYAKCGRINTALKVFEYLPSRNAVTWNAIISGLAMHGLGKVAVAMFPQMLKEAKPDDLTFTSLLNACSHSGLLDEGRRFFHDLQVIYGIRPKVEHYACMVDLLGRAGEIEEAEMVIKTMLVPPNEVVLGSLLGSCHVHGKLQLGERILKQLVQLNPQNTEYHALISNMYALEGKLEKAHSIRQVLSMGGMRKVPGMSSIHVDGEFHQFSAGDKSHPRTREIYIVLDEMIRRLRLAGYIPNTSLQLLTGSNDVFNEEEKEQALFSHSEKLAVCFGLISTRAGTPLYIMKNLRICPDCHAAIKIISDIYEREIVIRDRSRFHHFKHGSCSCSDYW from the coding sequence ATGAAATGGCCACTTTTTCAAGCCCCCACTTCCATCTCCCACCATTTTCGCGCCCTTCTGCGAGCATGTGCTCGACAATCTTCTCTCAGCCCTGGGAAGAAGATCCACGCCTTGGTGCTCACTACTGGGCTCGCCGCATCGCCAAGCTCTTTCCTTTGCAATACCCTTTTGCACATGTATGCATCCTGCGGTGAGCTCACCTGCGCGCGCAAACTGTTCGACGGAATTCCTGACTCGTGCAAGGACACCGTCGATTGGACTGTGCTGATGGGCTCCCTCGCCCGTTATCACGTGCCCTTCGAGGTGCTGCGGATGTTCGTGGAAATGGGAAATGCCGGCGTGAGACCAGATGACGTGACCCTGGTTTGCCTGTTCAATGCCTGCGCACGGTTGATCAATGTGGATGTGGGAATGCAGGGGCATGGCTGGCTGGTGAAGATGGGGTTTGAGTCTAGTACCAAGGCATGTAATGCCCTCATGGACGTGTATGTGAAGAGCGGGTTGATGAAGGAAGCAAGGCGGGTTTTTCGTGGGATGAAGGAGCAGACTGTGGTGTCTTGGACTGTGGTTTTAGATGGCGCGATTAGGTGGGAAGGTGTATTAAGTGGGAGGATGGTGTTTGACCGGATGCCTGAGACAAATGAGGTCTCAAGTACTGTCATGCTTGTGGGATATGTGGAAAGTGGATATACTGGGGATGCTTTTGGCCTGTTACATGAAACAGTTTTTGGTTGGTGTATGAGATTAAATAATGTTACACTTTGTTCTCTCCTATCCGCTTCAGCTCAGTCGGGAGATGTGATGATGGGGAAGTGGGTTCATGTCTATGCTTTAAAGACAATGGGTAAGCATATCGATGTTATGGTGGGAACAACACTACTTGACATGTATGCCAAATGTGGTAGGATTAATACTGCATTGAAAGTTTTCGAGTACTTGCCTAGTAGGAATGCAGTCACTTGGAATGCAATTATTAGTGGATTGGCAATGCACGGGCTGGGTAAAGTTGCAGTGGCCATGTTCCCTCAGATGCTGAAAGAAGCAAAGCCAGATGACCTGACATTTACGTCTCTCTTGAATGCTTGCAGCCACTCTGGCCTCCTTGATGAGGGCCGTCGCTTTTTCCATGATCTGCAAGTTATATATGGCATAAGACCTAAAGTGGAACACTATGCATGCATGGTGGATCTTCTAGGTCGGGCTGGCGAGATAGAGGAAGCAGAAATGGTTATAAAGACAATGCTTGTCCCTCCGAATGAAGTGGTTTTAGGATCTCTTTTGGGTTCTTGTCATGTCCATGGAAAACTCCAGCTTGGCGAACGTATTTTGAAGCAGCTGGTTCAGTTGAATCCTCAAAATACAGAATACCATGCATTGATATCTAATATGTATGCTCTGGAAGGAAAGTTGGAGAAGGCCCATTCGATTAGGCAGGTTCTTAGTATGGGGGGCATGAGGAAGGTGCCTGGAATGAGCTCAATCCATGTTGATGGTGAGTTTCATCAGTTCTCTGCTGGAGATAAGTCACATCCACGAACAAGAGAAATATACATTGTGCTGGATGAAATGATACGAAGATTGCGTTTGGCTGGTTACATTCCGAATACTAGCTTGCAACTGTTAACCGGTTCCAATGATGTGTTCAATGAGGAAGAGAAGGAGCAGGCGCTGTTCTCACACAGCGAGAAGTTGGCAGTTTGCTTTGGGCTTATAAGCACCAGGGCTGGAACACCTTTGTACATAATGAAAAATCTAAGAATATGTCCAGATTGTCATGCTGCTATAAAGATTATCTCAGATATATACGAGCGGGAAATTGTTATAAGAGACCGCAGTCGGTTTCACCACTTCAAGCATGGCTCCTGTTCTTGTTCTGACTATTGGTGA